ACCGGCGGGTGGCGTCCACAAGGGCGACCAGCACGGGGTCGCCGGTGTCGGTTCCCGCCTCCACCGCCCGCAGGTCCGACCGGGCGTTCTCCAGCCCCTTCAACTTCACCTCGGGGGCGAGGTCGCCGTCCCCGATGTCGTCGATCCTGCGGGCGAAGGCGTAGACCGCGCTGAGCGCGTTGCGTTTCGGCGCGGGGAGCAGCCGAATGCCGTACGAGAAGTTGCGGGCCTGTTCACGGGTGATGCGCACGCACGTGCCGTAAGCCTGCTCCGTCCTCATCGAGCACCACCGGCCCCCAGCGAGGCCAGCCAGGAGACGACGACGTGGGAGCGCCGCGGGCGCGGCGTTCGGGCGAGCACGTCGAATCCCGCGTCGGCCAGTGCGCGCGCCGTGGCCCGGCCTCCCGCGACGTAGCCTGCGACGGCCAGTCGCGCCGCGCCTCGAAGCTCGTTCACGAGCGGGGCGCCCTCGTCGAGCAGGCGTACGGCCCGTTGCACCTGGAGCGCGACGGCCGCTCGGACCCCCGTGTCCGCCACGGGGGCCACGAGGTCGTCCTCCGCCACGCCGTACCGTTCGAGGTCGGCGGTCGGCAGGTAGACGCGGCCCGCGTAGGCGTCCTCGACGACGTCCTGACAGTGCTCCAGCACCTGCAGGGCACTGCAGATCCGGTCGGACAACAGGCAACGTCGTTCGGAGTCGGCGTCGAACACGCGCAGCACCAACCGTCCCACCGGGTTGGCCGACAGCTCGCAGTAGCCGAGAAGGTCGTCGAAAGTGCGGTACCGGTGCACCACCTGGTCACGCCGGTTGGCCTCGACCAGTCGTTCGAGCTCCGACCTGGGGAGGTCGCACACCGACACGGTGTGCGCCAGTGCGCGGTACAGCGGATCGTCTCCGGTGGTCCCCGCGTACACTCGGTCGAGTTCGGCGGACACTCCGTCCAGAAGGGAGAGCCGGTCTCCCAAAGCGGCGTCACCGATGTCGTCCACCATCCGGGCGAACGCGTAGAGCGTAAGCAGGTGCCGCCGGTACTGGGGCGGCAGCACGCGAAGGGCGACAGGGAAGTTCTCGTGTCGTGCCCGTGCGCGCAACCGCTCCAGGGGCGGTGACGCCTGTGCTGCTTCGGCGTGCATGGGCCTCGCCTCGTCCCGTTCGGCCGGGTGGCCGAGCGTCGGCATCTGGGATTTTCCATTGTCGGGCCGAACCCGCGTGGAGGGCAACTCCTCGCCCGCGCTTCCGGCCCCCTCGGGTCCGGCGACGTGATCCGGTCTTCGGTCCGTTCTGGCTTCCACGTCCACCGGAAGAGATGCTATGGCGTAACGGTTTCGTCGCAACCTTGACGACGAGGTCCCGATCGTGTGACGGACGCCCGCTCGCCCCGCCCGAAGAGCCGACTGAAAGTCCACAATGTCCGGACGTAATGATGCGCGCGCCACCCCGATCAGTCCACATGGGAGCAACGACTACGGTGTCACGACGGCACGTCCGGTGAGCGTCCCCTCCTCCAGTCGTCGATACGCCTCCGCCACATCGTCGAGTGGGAACCGGGTCACCTCGGTGTGCAGCAAGCCTCGCCGGGCGAGGGAGAGCACCTCCACCAGTTCGGAACGACTCCCCCAATAGGTGGTCTGCACCGACATCTCGTACGGCAGGGAGTTGAACGACACGGGAAGCCGTCCTCCTCCCAGGCCCACGATCGTGAGGTCGCCCAGCACTCGCCCCACCGAGGCGGCCAACGTCAGCGTCCGGTCGCTGCCCACGCAGTCGATGACGACGTCGGCGCCGCGGCCCTCGGTCTCCTCCCGCACCAGCTCGGCCACGCCGTCGCCGGGTGGGGCGGTGAGGTCCGCTCCGAACCGCCGCGCCGTCTCCAGGGCCTCCGGTCTGGTGTCGACGGCCAGCACCCGCGCGGCGGTCGTTGCCTTGACGATCTGCACCGCCAGGTGTCCGAGCCCGCCGATACCGATGATCACGGCTAAAGCGGTGGGGGTCAGCTTCGGCCACGAACGCCGCACGGCGTGGTACGGGGTCAGCCCCGCGTCGGTGAGCGGCGCTGCGGTCACCGGATCGAGTCCCTCCGGCAGGGGCACGACGTGCCTGGCGTGGGGGACGAGCAGGTAGTCGGCCATGCCGCCGTCGAGTCCCAGTCCGGCCCCGCCCTGCCTCACGGGAGCCTCGTGCGGCCGCTCGCAGTAGGTCTCCACACCGCGCAGGCACTGGTTGCACGTCCCGCAGCCCCACGGCCCGTAGACCGCCACCGGGGTTCCGGGTTCCAGTCCGGTCACCCCGTCACCGACGGACTCGACCCAGCCCGCCGTCTCGTGCCCGAGCGTGAACGGCAACGACCACGGCAGCTGTCCGGGCCGGAACTCCCGGATGATGTGGAGATCGGAGTGACACACCCCCGCGCCTCCGACCCGGACCAACACCTGTCCGGGTCCCGGCTCCGGGGTGGCCACCTCGGTCAGCACGGGGTCGGTCAGCCATTCCCGCATCCGAAAGGCCCGCATCGTCACTCCCTCGTCAGCTCTCACCACTCGAAGGCCGTACCACCATCACAGGACACTGCGCGTGGTGGATCAACGCCTGACTGGTGGAACCCAGGAGCATTCCGGTGAAGCCACCACGGCCGCGGCTGCCGACGACCACCAGTTGAGCCGTGGTCGACCGATCGAGAAGCTGCCTGCGGGGTCGGTCGCGCACCAGGACGCGCTCGACGGAGACCTCCGGGTACTTCGCCCGCCAGCCTGCGAGCTGCTCGTCCAGCCGCGCGCGGACCTCCTCCTCTTCGGGCGTGTTCATGAAGAACAGCCGAGCGCGGCGGAGCAGGTTCTCGTCCTCGACGTCGGCCCACGCGTGCACGGCCACCAGCGGCGCCGAGCGCCGTCGTGCCTCCTCGAACGCGCGGGCGACGGCGCGCTCGCTCAGCGAACTGCCGTCCAGACCCACGACGATCGGTCCGGTCGAGGGTGGTTCGGTCCGTCCCTCCCCGCACCGCACCACGACGACCGGCGCGTGAGCGTGCGCCGCCACCGCGACCGCCGTCGACCCCGCCAGCATCCCGGTGAACCCGCCGAGCCCCGAGGCCCCGAGGACGACCAGCGCCGCGGTCCGGGAGCGGTGGGTCAGCGCGGGGACGGGTGGTTCGTCCACCGCCCGCGCGGACACGGCGAGGCCGGGCGCGAGCTCCGTGGCCTCGCGCGCCGCGGCGTCGACGATGTGCTGCGCTTCCTCCAGCAAGGACTCGATGACGCTGGGCGGGACCGGCGCCTCGGTGGCGAAGTACCGCGCCACGAGTCCGTAGGCGTACACCACGTGCAGCGGTGCTTCGCGGTCCGCGGCCCACCTCGCGGCCCATCGCAGAGCTCGTGTGGCCGCCTCCGACCCGTCGACCCCGACCACGACGGCACCGTCCTCACCCGCCATGTCCGCTCCCTTCGCCGGGTGTCCGCCGTGCCCGACACGGCACAGCCGACCGTAAGGCCCGGAAAGCGGCGGGCACCGCCGTCGTTGGTCCCGTCGCCGTCGGGACTTCGGACCCCGGTGCTACGGCTTCGCTGCCAGCACCGAGAACGGGCGGGCGTAGAGGCGGGTGAGCAGGCCCGTGCAGGCGGCCATGGCCTGCACGTCGGGGCCGAACCGGCTGGTGGTGACGATATCGGCGTCGGGCAGCACGGTGTTCTCCTTGTACGCGCCGTAGACCACGGAGAGGTGGTCCGGGGCATCGGTGAACGCCTGCCCGCCCAGGACCACGAGTTCGGGGTTGACGATGTCGCGCAGCAGCGCCACCGCCGTGCCCAGCGCCCGCGCCCGGTCGGTGAGGATGCGGTCCGCCTCCGCGTCACCGGCGCGCGCGGCGGCCCGTAACGCGCGGATGTCGGGTTCGCGCAGCACCCCGGCGCGCACCGCGCGTTCCAGTACCGCCCGCTCCGCGACGGCCACCTCCAGGCACCCGGTGCGACCGCACGGGCACGGCACGTCGCCGCCGACCGGCAGGTGCGCGATGCTGCCCGACTGGCCCGGCCCCCGATGCAGCACCCCGTCGACGGCCACGGCCACGCCGACCATCTCCCGCGCGTAGAAGTAGAGCGCGCTACGCGCGTGGACGGCCTCGCCGAACAGCAGCTCGGCCGTGGCCATGGCAGGCACGTGACCGTCGAGGTGGACGGGCAGTCCCGTGACGGACTCGACGATGTCCCTGGCCGGTACCGCGCGCCAGCCGAGGGACCCGTGGTCGAGCAGGCCCCGCTCGGCGTCGACCTGACCGCCGATCGCAAGGCCCACGCCGATGATCCGCCGCTCGGGCCACATCGCCAGGAAGCCCTCCACCTCGCGCGCGATGCGTTCGAGCACCGCCTCCGGCGCTCCCTTCGGGGTGGGGATACGCACGCTGTCGAGCAGGACGCCACGCAGCGTGCTCAACCCGTACGTGGTCGTGGTAATACCAATGTGCACCCCGCACGCGGCGATCACGTCCTCGTTGAGGTCGACCGGCACCGTGGGCCTGCCCACCTCCCCCGTCGGTTGGGGGGACGGCGCCTCGGAGAGCAGCCCGAGGTCGATCAACGTCGCGATCTGCCTGCTGACGGTGGGCATGCTGAGCGACGTGTGTCGCGCGACGGCTCCTCGGGACAACGGGCCGTGGGCCCGGATCGCGCCGAGGATCGCCGCGGCGTTCGCCTCGCGAACGCCGCCCGTGCCCTGCGGCGTCTCCACCATGCCGAGCGTCCTCCCCGCCACGACCTCGCTTCCACGGCCAGCCCACCGGACGACGGTAATAGTCGTCAACATATTCCAGTGGACGGACTCGGGGGTATTTATTTTCAGCGCTTTCTTTAATTGCGTCCGACATATCCCTCAGCCCAGAAAGTGAGAATCCCGTGACCTCCCGGTCGTTTCCTTGCGATGATCGGGACCCCTTTTGACGTCGTGTTCTTCCAGCCGGGGCCGCCGAGGGCGGGACCACCGGGGAATCGGGGATTTCATGCAAACGCTGTTGCTGTTCGGCCTTGCCGGGCTTCTCGCTCAGCTCGTGGACGGCTCGCTCGGAATGGCGTTCGGCGTAACCGCCACCACGCTGGTCGCGGTCGGCACCGCCCCGGCGGTCGCATCCGCGGCGGTTCACCTCGCCGAGGTCGGCACCGCGTTGGCCTCGGGAGCCGCGCACTGGCGGTTCCGCAACATCGACTGGCCCACCGTCGCGACCCTCGCCGTCCCCGGCGCGATCGGCGCGGTACTCGGGGCCTACGTCCTGACCTCCCTGCCGATGGAGTTCGCCGAGGTCTGGATCACCACGGTGCTGTTGCTGCTGGGCCTGTACGTGCTGATCCGCTTCGCGTTCCGGCGGGTCGGCACGCTGGTGACGACACGCCGTCCGGGGGCCCGCTTCCTCGCCCCGCTGGGGCTCGTCGCGGGGTTCGTCGACGCGAGCGGGGGCGGTGGTTGGGGGCCCGTGGCGACGACGAGCCTGCTGTCTTCCGGACGGCTCGAACCGCGCAAGGTCGTCGGCTCGGTGGACACGTCCGAGTTCATCGTCGCCCTCGCCGCCAGCCTCGGCTTCCTGTTCTCCCTGTCACAGGAGGAGGAGCTGAACTACACAGTCGTGGCGGGGCTGATGGTCGGCGGTATCCTCGCCGCTCCCGTGGCGGCCTGGCTGGTGCGCAAGCTGCCGGCTCGGGTGCTCGGTGCCGCGGCGGGCGGGCTGATCGTGTTCACCAACGCCCGGAGTCTGCTGGACTCCGCGGGGGCGAGCACGGGCGTCACCACGGTCGCGCTCACCGCCGTGGGCGTACTCTGGGCCGTCGGACTCGTCGCCGCCATCCAGTCGGTGCGGGAGGAACGGCGCGCGGAGGCACGGGACACGGAGGAAACCCCCGTGGGGTAGGCGAGTGCTCCGGCCGACGAGCCGTCGCTCACGGCGGTCGCCCGTTCGCTCGCTTCCGCGTAGCGAGGTTGCCGCTCAGCCGCCCGACCGGCGGGCACGTTCCAGCGCCGGACCGAAGCGTTTCCGCACGGCACGCCAGGCTGCCACGATCTCGTCACGCTCGGGCTCCACGGGCTCGGGGTCGGCACGGTCCCCCTGGAACGACAGCAGCAACTGCACCACCCTGCCGACCACGTCGGGATGACCGAGCGGTACCGGGGGCTCCACGCGCACGGCGGGGTCGGACTCCCTGCTGACGAACGCGGCCACCCGGACTCCCCTCGCGAGCAGGCGTTGCCGGGCCGCCGCGGTGTCGGAGTCCCACCAGTCCGCGTAGGACCCCGCGGAGTCGACCCGCGCCTCCCCGGCGGCCATGGGCGCGGGATCGACGACCACCACGCTGCGTACCCGGTCGGCGTGCTCCTCGGCGAGCCGCAACGCGGCCTCGGCGGCGGTCGCCGCCGCCACGAGGTGCACGCGCTCGGAGCCGTCCCCCATCACGTCCTCCACCGACGGCGCGTCACCGACCTCCGCGGGCAACCGGAACCACCCGACGCGGAGGTGTTCGGCCAACGGCCGCCACGTCGCGGGCAGCGTGTCGTGCTTCGCCTCCCCCGCCGGGTCGAGCACGAGCACCACGGGAGCGTGCTCCGGTCCCTGCCACACCACCGACGGTCCCGCTCCGCGCACCTCGTCGTCGTGGAAGTCCCTCATGACCGAGGACGTACCCGGAACTGATCGCGACTATGCGCGGCGGGCCGAGCCGGGAGCTCGCCGCCTGGCTCGCCGGCCCCGAGTCCTCGTCGTTCTGTGCGAGCCCCGAACCCTTCGTAGGATTGTCTGGTATGCCCGATCGAGGCCGCTACCACCACGGTCATCTCCGGCGCGCCGTCATCGACACCGCGGTGGAGATCATCGCCCATGACGGCATCGGCGCCATCAGCCTCCGCGACCTGGCGCGGCGCGCGGGTGTCTCTCACGCCGCTCCCACCCACCACTTCAAGGACAAGGCGGGCCTGCTCACCGCCATCGCGATCGAAGGCTTCGAGATGCTCTCCGACTCGCTGGAGGAGGCGTTGGACGCTCGCCTGCCCTTGCTGGAGCTGGGGGCCCGGTACGTGCGGTTCGCGACGGACCATCCCGGTTACTTCGAGGTCATGTACCGCCCCGACGTCTACCACCACGACGATCCCGAGCTGCTCGCGGCGAGAAGTTGGGCGAGTCGGCTCCTGTGCGCGGGCGTCGCCGCCTCTACGTCGTCGTACCGGGAGAACGACGACGTGGGCTCCGGAGCGCTCGCGGCGTGGTCCCTCGCGCACGGTTTCTCCACGCTCGCCCGCAGCGGGAACCTGGACGAATACCTCGAACAGTTCTCGCCGACGGAGCTGTTCCGCCGCGTCGCGCTCCGGACCCCTTCGTTGAGTCGGGCGACGTCCGGCGAGGAGGACATCGCCTGACCCGTGGGCCTCAGCGCCGTTCGAGTCCCCGTTCCACGGCGGCGATGAGCTCCGGACGCAGCGCCTCGGGCGGGATGACCGCGTCCACGGATCCCACCTCGACGGCGCGGCGGATGGAGTGGATCTCGTCGAACTCCGCCGCCACTTCGCCGAGTTTCTCCGCGCGCACGGAACTCCGCACGTCCGCGAGCTGGGTCGCCAGCTCGGCGCGCTCGGAGTCGGTCGCCTCCGCCAGGCGTGCCTCCAGCTCCTTCACGCGTTCGTCGGCGGCCGTGCGCGCGGCGACCTCGCCGGAGAACACCACGGCCGCGGCCGGCGCCCCGCCGATCACGGACGCGAAGGACCCCTCGACCGCCAGCACGGTCATGTTGGGGTTCAACGCCTTCGAGAAGACGACGAACGCGCCGCCGTGGTAGCGCGAGATCACGCAGAACACGATCGGTCCCTCGAAGTTGACGATCGCACGCCCGATCTCCGCGCCGTACTCCAGTTGGAGCTTGCGCATCGACTCCGGTGATCCGTCGAAGCCGGACAGGTTGGCGAGCACGACCACCGGACGGTTGCCGCTGGCCGCGTTGATCGCCCGCGCCACCTTCTTCGACGACCTCGGGAAGAGCGTGCCCGCCGTGTAGGTGTCGGGGCCGTCCGTGGGCGGGAACCCGCGCCGGGGCACCGAACGGGACTCGATGCCGATCAGGCACACCGGCCACCCTCCGAGGTGGACGTCCTGCACCACGGCCGTCTCCGCGTCGGCCATCCCGGCCCACCGTTCGAGGACGGGGTGGTCGGCGTCGGCAACCGCGCGCATCACGGTGCGGATGTCGAACGCCTTCTTGCGGTCGGGGTTCGTCTCGGGCGAGAAGATCTCGCCCACGGTGGTGAAGTCGCTGCCCACGACGTTGTGCGGGTAGGAGCGCACGTCCCGGTCGCGCGGGTCGGTGGTCTCGGCGCGGCGCGGTCCGCTCTCGCCCGGCGCGACGTAGGTGTGGTCGTAGTGCGCCATGAGCACCTCGCGGGCGCCCGCGAGGTCGGGCGCCCAGTACTGCGCCTGGCCGTTGGGGCCCATCACCCGGTCGTAGCCACCGATGCCGAAGTTGTCCTCGGCGGAGACCCCACCGGAGAAGTCCAGCGACTGCTTGCCGGTGAGCACCATCGCCGAGTCCGGGGTCATCACGAGGATGCCCTTGGTGTGCATCAGCATGGTGGCCTCGGCGTTCCAGTAGGGCTGGGCGCCGACGTTGATACCCGCGACCACGACGTTGATCTCTCCGCCGTCCTGGGTGAAGTGCACGATGCACTTGAGCGCCGCCGCCACCCAGTCCATGTTCTCGGTGCCGGAGTCCATCGCGATGCGCGCGCCCGCCGACAGCGCGAACCACTCCAGCGGTACCCGCATGCGCTCCGCGAGGTCGAGCGCGGCGATGACCCGCGCGCACTCCGGTTCCGCGAGCGCGCCGAGCGACTTGGTGGGGTCTCCCAGCAGCACGACACGGGTCACCCCCTGCGGGTGCCGCTCGGTGGGCGTGGTCACCACACCCACGACGATGCCCGCCGTGTTTCCGCCCCTCGGCCGGTCGACGGGCACGAGCGCGCCGTCGTCGTCCAGGTCGTACTCGACGAACGTGCCCTTCGGACCGGCGAGCAGGTCGACCAGTTCGTACGGGTAGACGGTGTTGCGCCGCCGCGCCCGCAGCACCTTCTGCCCGTAGGCGTCGAGTGGGCGGATCACCTCGGTGGACGGCGTCGTCATCCGCACCCGCACCCCGGAACCGGGGGTGTGGGTGATGAGCACGGCGACGTCCCGGATCTCACCGCTGTCGGGGTCGCGTCGCCTGCCGAGGAACTCGACCACCTCGACCCCCGCGCCGGCCGTGGTGGGCACGACGCGTCGGGCGACGATGCGGAGCTCCTCGGTCGTGAGCTCGATCGTCGGCCACACGTAGATGACGATGCGGTTGGTGTCGAGACGCTTCTTGGCGGGACGCCGCACCTGCTGTTCCCGGATGGCGTCGAGGCAGGCCGCCAGCGTGCCCTCCACGTCGGGCAGCGCGAGCACCCGCCCCTCCGAGTCACGGAGCGGAGCGAGGTCGCGTACCTGCGACATCGCCACGAATCGTTCGTCGGACGGGTTCTCCGGCGCCACGCACCGGACGAGGTGGACCTCCTCGTCGGCCGACGGCAGGCGCGTGAGGTCGAACTCGCGGAGCCGGTGCAGCTGCAGTCGCTGCGCGACGAGCGGGTGCAGACCGCGGATCAGCCGGTCCTCGGCGAGCCCCTGGGCGGAGGTCCGGAACGTGAAGTGGTGGTGCATGACCGACCCACTGCGGCCCGCCACGGTCACGGTGACACGACGTACCTGGGAGGGCAGCGACACCTCCGTGAGGGTGGCCGACAGCTTCGCGGCGGCCGTGTCGTCGTCGGCGAACTCGTCGGACCACGCCAGGTAGAGGTCGACCTCCGTCGCGCTCTCGCCGGGGGTCTCGGCGACGCTTGTGGCGACGGCGTGGAGAGCGCCGGTCAAGTCCTGCGGATCGGCGGCCGTGGACACCAGCCTCACGCGTTCGGCGTCGAGTTCGTACTGCGCCGTCAGACACGGAAAGCCCGTCACCGGGCGGATTTCCACGTCCGAAAGCGACTGTTCCCGGTAGTACCGGCCCGCCATGACCTCCAGCAACGGCCCGAGGTCGGCTCCCTCGCGTTGCATGCGCTGGCCGAGGATCCGCACCAGCGGCTCGGGGCACGCGACCATCTCGGCGATCCGCTCGGCACGGTCGGCGGCGTCCGGGTGGGCGTCGAGGTACCGGAGGTGTGCGCGTACCCCGGCGTAGGTCTCGGCACGCCTGCGGCGCAGCATCGGCTGGGCGAACCATCGGAACACGACGCTGCGGGCGAGATCGGCCACCACCGGGAACCGCACCTGGGTGGCCACCACCAGGTGTTCGAGCACGTGTCCGAGGGGCTGCCGCACGGACTGCTCGGGCGCGGGTTCGCTCAACCACTGCCGCAGCAGCGCGGTGACCACGCCGATGTCGCCGGCGGCGCGCTGCTGGGCGCAGAAGATCCGGAACACGGCCTCCGTCAGCTCGGGGCTCCGTTCCAGATCGGACACGCCGTAGTGGGCCAGGGCGCGGGCCAGCCGTTCCTGGAAGACCCCCGACAACCCGGCTCGATCGACGTCCAGGCTCTGCAGGTAGGTGTGGAAGTACTCCCGAGGGCTGTGCACGTGCGTCTCGGCAGAGCGTTCGCTGTCGACGGGCCGGTTGCGGCTGAGCTCGGAGAGGTCGGCGAACACCCGCAACAGCTCCAGTTCGGCCCGCACCGGGCGCTCACCGCGACGGACGAGTTCGGCGCGCGCGGCCAGGTAGTCGTTCAGCGCGCGGTTCTCGTCGTGCGGGTCGAGGTCGTAGCCGAGCAGCCTGCTGCGCAGGTCGGAAAGGGCGCGCTCGGCGCGTTCGGCGGCGTCGGCGTCCGCCGGGCACACGGGAAGTTCGAGGTCCTCCCCCTCGGCCTCGGTCTTGTCCCCCTCGGCGTCGCCGGTGTCGAGCGGCTCCAGCCGCAGCAACGGAGCCCCGGCCTCCACCTGGCTGCCGATCGCCACGGGCCGCTCCCGCAACACGGCTCGGAACGGCGCCCGCAGCACCGTCTCCATCTTCATGCTCTCCAGTACGAGCACGGGAGCGCCCGCCTCGACCTCGGCCCCGACCTCCACGGGAGCCGCCACGACCAACGCGGGCGCCGGCGACCGCAGGATGCCGCCCTCGTCACGGCTGATGCGGTGCACAGTGCCGTCGATCTCGACGACGTGCACCGGTCCGTGGGTGCCGGTGACGAACCGGTACCGCCTGCCGTGCGCCACGAGCTGGCCCATCGCCTCGCCGTGCCGCTCGATCTCCAGATCGACCCCGTGGGTCGTGGGCCCGTCTTCGATGACCACGCCGAACCGACGGGGTCCGGTGCGGGCCACGGTCACCCGGT
The window above is part of the Saccharomonospora glauca K62 genome. Proteins encoded here:
- the hpnC gene encoding squalene synthase HpnC; this encodes MPTLGHPAERDEARPMHAEAAQASPPLERLRARARHENFPVALRVLPPQYRRHLLTLYAFARMVDDIGDAALGDRLSLLDGVSAELDRVYAGTTGDDPLYRALAHTVSVCDLPRSELERLVEANRRDQVVHRYRTFDDLLGYCELSANPVGRLVLRVFDADSERRCLLSDRICSALQVLEHCQDVVEDAYAGRVYLPTADLERYGVAEDDLVAPVADTGVRAAVALQVQRAVRLLDEGAPLVNELRGAARLAVAGYVAGGRATARALADAGFDVLARTPRPRRSHVVVSWLASLGAGGAR
- a CDS encoding NAD(P)-dependent alcohol dehydrogenase translates to MRAFRMREWLTDPVLTEVATPEPGPGQVLVRVGGAGVCHSDLHIIREFRPGQLPWSLPFTLGHETAGWVESVGDGVTGLEPGTPVAVYGPWGCGTCNQCLRGVETYCERPHEAPVRQGGAGLGLDGGMADYLLVPHARHVVPLPEGLDPVTAAPLTDAGLTPYHAVRRSWPKLTPTALAVIIGIGGLGHLAVQIVKATTAARVLAVDTRPEALETARRFGADLTAPPGDGVAELVREETEGRGADVVIDCVGSDRTLTLAASVGRVLGDLTIVGLGGGRLPVSFNSLPYEMSVQTTYWGSRSELVEVLSLARRGLLHTEVTRFPLDDVAEAYRRLEEGTLTGRAVVTP
- a CDS encoding universal stress protein — encoded protein: MAGEDGAVVVGVDGSEAATRALRWAARWAADREAPLHVVYAYGLVARYFATEAPVPPSVIESLLEEAQHIVDAAAREATELAPGLAVSARAVDEPPVPALTHRSRTAALVVLGASGLGGFTGMLAGSTAVAVAAHAHAPVVVVRCGEGRTEPPSTGPIVVGLDGSSLSERAVARAFEEARRRSAPLVAVHAWADVEDENLLRRARLFFMNTPEEEEVRARLDEQLAGWRAKYPEVSVERVLVRDRPRRQLLDRSTTAQLVVVGSRGRGGFTGMLLGSTSQALIHHAQCPVMVVRPSSGES
- a CDS encoding ROK family transcriptional regulator produces the protein MVETPQGTGGVREANAAAILGAIRAHGPLSRGAVARHTSLSMPTVSRQIATLIDLGLLSEAPSPQPTGEVGRPTVPVDLNEDVIAACGVHIGITTTTYGLSTLRGVLLDSVRIPTPKGAPEAVLERIAREVEGFLAMWPERRIIGVGLAIGGQVDAERGLLDHGSLGWRAVPARDIVESVTGLPVHLDGHVPAMATAELLFGEAVHARSALYFYAREMVGVAVAVDGVLHRGPGQSGSIAHLPVGGDVPCPCGRTGCLEVAVAERAVLERAVRAGVLREPDIRALRAAARAGDAEADRILTDRARALGTAVALLRDIVNPELVVLGGQAFTDAPDHLSVVYGAYKENTVLPDADIVTTSRFGPDVQAMAACTGLLTRLYARPFSVLAAKP
- a CDS encoding sulfite exporter TauE/SafE family protein, with translation MQTLLLFGLAGLLAQLVDGSLGMAFGVTATTLVAVGTAPAVASAAVHLAEVGTALASGAAHWRFRNIDWPTVATLAVPGAIGAVLGAYVLTSLPMEFAEVWITTVLLLLGLYVLIRFAFRRVGTLVTTRRPGARFLAPLGLVAGFVDASGGGGWGPVATTSLLSSGRLEPRKVVGSVDTSEFIVALAASLGFLFSLSQEEELNYTVVAGLMVGGILAAPVAAWLVRKLPARVLGAAAGGLIVFTNARSLLDSAGASTGVTTVALTAVGVLWAVGLVAAIQSVREERRAEARDTEETPVG
- a CDS encoding TetR/AcrR family transcriptional regulator, which translates into the protein MPDRGRYHHGHLRRAVIDTAVEIIAHDGIGAISLRDLARRAGVSHAAPTHHFKDKAGLLTAIAIEGFEMLSDSLEEALDARLPLLELGARYVRFATDHPGYFEVMYRPDVYHHDDPELLAARSWASRLLCAGVAASTSSYRENDDVGSGALAAWSLAHGFSTLARSGNLDEYLEQFSPTELFRRVALRTPSLSRATSGEEDIA
- a CDS encoding ATP-binding protein, whose amino-acid sequence is MFRRVAIVNRGEAAMRLIHAVRERNAEGGPRLETVAFYTDADRDATFVREADEAYCLGPASARPYLNLEVLERALVDTRADAAWVGWGFVAEDPAFAELCDRLGVTFIGPSAEAMRRLGDKIGAKLLAEEVGVPVAPWSGGPVEDLAAARAAAERIGYPLMLKATAGGGGRGIRVVSSEAELTDAYERTRMEAERAFGSGVVFLERLVTGARHVEVQVIADGQGTAWALGVRDCSVQRRNQKVIEESASPLLSPEQTAELKASAERLVLAVGYRGAATVEFLYHPGEKLFAFLEVNTRLQVEHPITEATTGMDLVKAQLHVAAGGRLEGEKPREIGHAVEARLNAEDPDRDFAPAPGRISLLSFPAGPGVRVDTGVSEGDTIPADFDSMIAKIIAYGRDRDEALARLRRAVADTSVLIEGGSTNKSFLLDLLDAPEVIDASADTGWIDRVRGEGRLRATRHAGIALAVAAIDSYTEAERAEQQHLLSTAHGGRPQVRHIGGRTVELKLRGTSYRVTVARTGPRRFGVVIEDGPTTHGVDLEIERHGEAMGQLVAHGRRYRFVTGTHGPVHVVEIDGTVHRISRDEGGILRSPAPALVVAAPVEVGAEVEAGAPVLVLESMKMETVLRAPFRAVLRERPVAIGSQVEAGAPLLRLEPLDTGDAEGDKTEAEGEDLELPVCPADADAAERAERALSDLRSRLLGYDLDPHDENRALNDYLAARAELVRRGERPVRAELELLRVFADLSELSRNRPVDSERSAETHVHSPREYFHTYLQSLDVDRAGLSGVFQERLARALAHYGVSDLERSPELTEAVFRIFCAQQRAAGDIGVVTALLRQWLSEPAPEQSVRQPLGHVLEHLVVATQVRFPVVADLARSVVFRWFAQPMLRRRRAETYAGVRAHLRYLDAHPDAADRAERIAEMVACPEPLVRILGQRMQREGADLGPLLEVMAGRYYREQSLSDVEIRPVTGFPCLTAQYELDAERVRLVSTAADPQDLTGALHAVATSVAETPGESATEVDLYLAWSDEFADDDTAAAKLSATLTEVSLPSQVRRVTVTVAGRSGSVMHHHFTFRTSAQGLAEDRLIRGLHPLVAQRLQLHRLREFDLTRLPSADEEVHLVRCVAPENPSDERFVAMSQVRDLAPLRDSEGRVLALPDVEGTLAACLDAIREQQVRRPAKKRLDTNRIVIYVWPTIELTTEELRIVARRVVPTTAGAGVEVVEFLGRRRDPDSGEIRDVAVLITHTPGSGVRVRMTTPSTEVIRPLDAYGQKVLRARRRNTVYPYELVDLLAGPKGTFVEYDLDDDGALVPVDRPRGGNTAGIVVGVVTTPTERHPQGVTRVVLLGDPTKSLGALAEPECARVIAALDLAERMRVPLEWFALSAGARIAMDSGTENMDWVAAALKCIVHFTQDGGEINVVVAGINVGAQPYWNAEATMLMHTKGILVMTPDSAMVLTGKQSLDFSGGVSAEDNFGIGGYDRVMGPNGQAQYWAPDLAGAREVLMAHYDHTYVAPGESGPRRAETTDPRDRDVRSYPHNVVGSDFTTVGEIFSPETNPDRKKAFDIRTVMRAVADADHPVLERWAGMADAETAVVQDVHLGGWPVCLIGIESRSVPRRGFPPTDGPDTYTAGTLFPRSSKKVARAINAASGNRPVVVLANLSGFDGSPESMRKLQLEYGAEIGRAIVNFEGPIVFCVISRYHGGAFVVFSKALNPNMTVLAVEGSFASVIGGAPAAAVVFSGEVAARTAADERVKELEARLAEATDSERAELATQLADVRSSVRAEKLGEVAAEFDEIHSIRRAVEVGSVDAVIPPEALRPELIAAVERGLERR